GGTGAGACCGTCATGATCGGCGCGATGCCGGATGGAAATGAAACCCCGCTCGGCTTCCAGCAGTGCCTCGCCGATGGATTCGACCTCCCGAAAAGGAATGACGGGGAGTTCGATGGGCCGTCCGGCCAGCAGGCTACGCGCAGCGATGTCCAGATGCCGTATCGAGCACAGGATGCCACGGGTCAGGCGCAGCGCAAAGAACAGACCCAGGACGAAAGCGAGCACGATGGTGCCGACGATCCAGAACGCCGAATTCAGGACATCGTTCATCATCAGACTCTTGGGCGCTCCGACCGCCACCGTCCAGCCGTACAAGGGAGACTGGACGATGGAGGCGATCACTGGGGTGCCATCGTTGGTCCGGGTGTCCAGCGACCCCTGACGTCCGGATCGGATGAAATCGAGCAGAGGCCTCTGCGCCATGGTTCCAATGAAGGGCTCGGGGGTGTGCGAGCGCGAGACGATGACGCCCCGGCTGTCGAGGACGGTCACTGTCCAGCCGTCGGGGAAGTACTGATCGTTCAGGAGTCGCTGGAAGGGCTCGGTCGTCATGCCGCTGGCCAGCACTGCAACGATGGTCCCGGCCCGTTGAACAGGTACCCCCAGCGCCACCATGTACAACCCCGTGCGTTCACTGAGAAAGACGTCCGTGAGCACCGTCTCGCCATGCGTCAGGACACCGGCCAACTGGGGCGGATTGCCGCGTTCCGGCAGCGCCGCCCCGAGATGAGTATGGGTGTTGAGGAGCTGGCGCAGCTCGGCATCCAGCAGCACCAGGTTCAGCACCCCCATGGGCGCCACGGCGGCCTCGGCCTCGCGATGGAACGTCGCGAGATCGCCGTTCTGGAGTCCGCGCGAGGTCGCCAGCACCTTCAGCCCGGTCTCGATGCCGGCGAGTTCGCGATCGAGATCGGCCATGACCTTGCGTGCCAGCAGGGCGGTGCTCTCGGTCGTCCGCGCGCGACGTTCGAGAAAATCCTGGCGGATGAACT
The sequence above is drawn from the Allochromatium vinosum DSM 180 genome and encodes:
- a CDS encoding GGDEF domain-containing protein, translating into MKRGIGKRHSLRTRLFMLVGLCILPAALGAIEFIRQDFLERRARTTESTALLARKVMADLDRELAGIETGLKVLATSRGLQNGDLATFHREAEAAVAPMGVLNLVLLDAELRQLLNTHTHLGAALPERGNPPQLAGVLTHGETVLTDVFLSERTGLYMVALGVPVQRAGTIVAVLASGMTTEPFQRLLNDQYFPDGWTVTVLDSRGVIVSRSHTPEPFIGTMAQRPLLDFIRSGRQGSLDTRTNDGTPVIASIVQSPLYGWTVAVGAPKSLMMNDVLNSAFWIVGTIVLAFVLGLFFALRLTRGILCSIRHLDIAARSLLAGRPIELPVIPFREVESIGEALLEAERGFISIRHRADHDGLTGLANRRCFDERLRAEWPHAQRHHQPLALLMIDIDHFKAYNDRLGHLAGDVCLKRIAATLQTHMRRPYDIVARYGGEEFVCLLPECDLGGALERAESMRAAVEELAIPHPDPGTAGIMTLSIGVTVINASPSNTPEAALRMADQFLYRAKHAGRNQIRGGWFVDADSA